From the genome of Methylomonas sp. UP202, one region includes:
- a CDS encoding DUF2442 domain-containing protein, which yields MAYMLVVVDAEYLRNYKIKLTFDNGETRITDCLKWLNGEVFDPLKDKQYFQNFFVDGWSIDS from the coding sequence ATGGCGTATATGCTCGTAGTTGTTGATGCTGAATATTTAAGAAATTACAAAATTAAACTGACTTTCGATAATGGCGAAACACGAATAACTGATTGTTTGAAGTGGCTGAATGGCGAAGTTTTTGATCCGTTGAAGGATAAACAGTATTTTCAGAATTTTTTTGTCGATGGCTGGAGTATAGACTCTTAA
- the alaS gene encoding alanine--tRNA ligase: protein MKNMTSAEIRAAFLEFFRQRGHAVRPSSSLVPGNDPTLLFTNAGMVQFKDVFLGREKVDFSRAATSQRCVRAGGKHNDLENVGYTARHHTFFEMLGNFSFGDYFKRDAIHFAWDFLTQEMGIPPAKLWVTVFDEDSEAEAIWLEEVKIDPTRFSRIGAKDNFWAMGDVGPCGPCTEIFYDHGEHVAGGPPGSPDDDGDRYIEIWNLVFMQYERDKDGNLTPLPAPSVDTGMGLERIAAVMQGVHSNYEIDIFQNLVKTAAALAGTTDLTNSSLRVIADHIRSCAFLVADGVLPSNEGRGYVLRRIVRRAIRHGYRLGIQDTFFYKLVAPLAAEMGAAYPELVKAQDQVERVLKKEEERFAETLGQGMRILENCVAKLDGHVIPGDVVFLLYDTYGFPVDLTADFAREHNLSVDHAGFEIEMSAQRDRARAGGQFAADYDQDIRHDSVTEFTGYSHLDGSVQVIGLFKKGQPVESLEVGDEGVVILDQTPFYAESGGQVGDSGVIECTGGTFEVSDTQKQGGQLFLHKGKVVKGVIAEGMACEVSVNADIRKSTERNHSATHLLHAALRAVLGEHVAQKGSQVNAERLRFDFSHFEPMSAAQIASVERIVNEQIRGNNAVCAQIMAKDEAVKAGAMALFGEKYGDEVRVLTMGDFSTELCGGTHVQRTGDIGLFKIVGETGVAAGVRRLEAVTGQGALEWIAHREQALLSIAGLLKAAPDKAADKVHQLLEKTRGLEKELEKLKSKLASSAGDEMTSQAVDVNGVKVLAVKLDDVDPKALRDLADQLKNKLGSAALVLAAVSGDKVSLIASVSKDAMDKVKAGELVNFVATQVGGKGGGRPDMAQAGGNDPAGLPAALAAVPEWVRERLG from the coding sequence ATGAAAAACATGACCAGCGCCGAAATCCGCGCCGCCTTTTTGGAATTCTTTCGCCAACGCGGCCATGCCGTGCGTCCGTCCAGCAGCTTGGTGCCGGGCAACGATCCGACCTTGCTGTTCACCAATGCCGGCATGGTGCAGTTTAAGGACGTGTTTCTGGGGAGGGAGAAAGTCGACTTTAGCCGCGCCGCGACCAGTCAACGTTGCGTGCGGGCCGGCGGCAAGCATAACGATCTGGAGAACGTCGGCTATACCGCTCGCCACCATACCTTCTTCGAAATGCTGGGCAATTTCAGCTTCGGCGATTATTTCAAGCGTGACGCGATCCATTTCGCCTGGGACTTTTTGACCCAGGAAATGGGCATACCGCCGGCCAAATTGTGGGTGACGGTGTTCGACGAAGACTCGGAAGCCGAAGCGATCTGGCTGGAAGAGGTCAAAATCGACCCGACTCGCTTCTCGCGGATCGGCGCCAAGGACAATTTCTGGGCTATGGGCGATGTCGGCCCGTGTGGCCCGTGCACCGAGATTTTTTACGACCACGGCGAGCACGTCGCCGGCGGCCCGCCGGGCAGTCCCGACGACGACGGCGATCGCTACATCGAAATCTGGAACCTGGTGTTCATGCAATACGAGCGCGACAAGGACGGCAACCTGACGCCGCTGCCGGCGCCGTCGGTCGATACTGGCATGGGTCTGGAGAGGATCGCGGCGGTGATGCAGGGCGTGCATAGCAATTACGAGATCGACATTTTCCAAAATCTGGTCAAAACCGCCGCTGCATTGGCTGGTACGACCGATCTTACCAACAGCTCGTTGCGGGTGATCGCCGACCACATTCGCTCGTGCGCATTTTTGGTGGCCGACGGCGTGTTGCCGTCCAACGAAGGTCGCGGCTACGTGTTGCGCCGCATCGTCCGTCGGGCGATCCGCCACGGTTACCGCCTGGGCATTCAGGACACCTTCTTCTACAAATTGGTCGCGCCGCTGGCCGCCGAAATGGGCGCAGCCTATCCGGAATTGGTCAAGGCGCAAGATCAGGTCGAGCGGGTGTTGAAGAAGGAAGAAGAGCGCTTCGCCGAAACACTGGGCCAGGGCATGCGCATCCTGGAAAACTGCGTCGCCAAGCTGGATGGTCATGTGATTCCCGGCGACGTGGTGTTCTTGCTGTACGACACCTACGGTTTCCCGGTGGATTTGACCGCCGATTTTGCCCGTGAGCACAACTTGAGCGTGGACCATGCCGGTTTCGAAATCGAAATGAGCGCCCAGCGCGACCGGGCTCGGGCCGGCGGTCAATTCGCCGCCGATTACGACCAGGATATTCGCCACGACAGCGTCACCGAATTTACCGGCTACTCGCATTTGGACGGCTCGGTGCAAGTCATCGGTCTGTTTAAAAAAGGCCAGCCGGTCGAAAGCCTGGAAGTCGGCGACGAAGGCGTCGTGATACTGGACCAAACCCCGTTCTATGCCGAGTCCGGCGGTCAGGTCGGCGACAGCGGCGTGATCGAATGCACCGGCGGCACCTTCGAAGTCAGCGACACCCAAAAGCAGGGCGGCCAGTTGTTCCTGCATAAGGGCAAAGTGGTCAAAGGTGTGATTGCCGAAGGCATGGCTTGCGAAGTCAGCGTCAACGCCGACATCCGCAAATCCACCGAACGTAACCACTCCGCGACTCACTTGCTGCACGCGGCCTTGCGCGCGGTGTTGGGCGAACACGTCGCCCAGAAAGGTTCGCAGGTCAATGCCGAACGGCTGCGTTTCGACTTCTCGCATTTCGAGCCGATGAGCGCCGCACAAATCGCCAGCGTCGAGCGCATCGTCAACGAACAAATCCGCGGCAACAACGCCGTCTGCGCGCAAATCATGGCGAAAGACGAGGCGGTCAAGGCTGGCGCGATGGCATTGTTCGGCGAAAAATACGGAGACGAAGTGCGGGTGTTGACGATGGGCGATTTCTCGACCGAGCTGTGCGGCGGTACTCACGTGCAACGTACCGGCGACATCGGTCTGTTCAAAATCGTTGGAGAAACCGGCGTTGCCGCTGGCGTCCGCCGTCTGGAAGCAGTGACCGGCCAAGGCGCGTTGGAATGGATCGCCCATCGCGAGCAAGCCTTGCTCAGCATCGCCGGCCTGCTGAAAGCCGCGCCGGATAAAGCCGCAGACAAAGTCCATCAGTTGCTGGAAAAAACTCGCGGCCTGGAAAAAGAGCTGGAAAAACTCAAATCCAAACTGGCCAGCTCGGCCGGCGACGAGATGACCAGCCAGGCCGTCGACGTCAACGGTGTCAAGGTTTTGGCCGTCAAACTCGACGACGTCGATCCGAAAGCTTTGCGCGATTTGGCCGATCAGTTGAAAAACAAGCTGGGCAGCGCCGCGCTGGTATTGGCTGCCGTCAGCGGCGATAAAGTCAGCCTGATCGCCAGCGTATCGAAAGACGCGATGGACAAGGTCAAGGCCGGCGAGTTGGTCAATTTCGTCGCGACCCAAGTCGGCGGCAAAGGCGGCGGTCGGCCGGATATGGCCCAAGCTGGGGGTAACGATCCCGCCGGATTGCCGGCGGCATTGGCTGCGGTACCGGAGTGGGTGAGGGAGCGGTTGGGTTAA
- a CDS encoding regulatory protein RecX: MTDESIANPLERRQRIEAICVRLLARREHSRRELLDKLAMRGFERDEVAAVIDDLSRQNWQNDARYAECYIRERIAKGYGPLRIAYELQQRGVVGAELDAQAEEQGGWLNLALNVYAGKYGDETSLPPNEWAKRSRFLQQRGFSGETIKRVFVVLKIKMRSS; this comes from the coding sequence ATGACGGACGAATCGATAGCCAACCCGCTGGAACGCCGCCAACGCATCGAGGCCATCTGCGTGCGCTTGCTGGCGCGCCGCGAGCACAGCCGCCGCGAGTTGCTGGACAAACTGGCGATGCGCGGTTTCGAGCGCGACGAGGTGGCGGCGGTGATCGACGATTTGAGCCGGCAAAACTGGCAAAACGACGCGCGCTACGCCGAATGCTATATCCGCGAGCGGATCGCCAAGGGCTACGGGCCGCTGCGGATCGCTTACGAATTGCAGCAACGCGGCGTCGTCGGCGCCGAGCTGGACGCGCAAGCCGAGGAACAAGGCGGTTGGCTGAATCTGGCCTTGAATGTTTATGCGGGCAAATACGGCGATGAAACCTCGCTGCCGCCCAACGAATGGGCCAAACGCAGCCGGTTCTTGCAACAGCGCGGCTTTAGCGGCGAGACGATTAAGCGGGTGTTTGTGGTGTTGAAGATTAAAATGCGGAGTTCTTGA
- a CDS encoding DUF4160 domain-containing protein: MPEICRFYGIIIRMFLIDREHPPRHIHIKYGEYQAVMELENFNIIDGGIPRKCRQLVREWAELHQDELIEMWDTQNFHSIAPLE; encoded by the coding sequence ATGCCGGAAATCTGCCGATTTTATGGAATCATCATTCGGATGTTCTTGATAGATCGAGAACATCCGCCGCGCCATATTCATATCAAGTACGGCGAATATCAGGCGGTGATGGAATTGGAAAATTTTAATATTATCGATGGCGGCATCCCCAGAAAATGTCGGCAATTGGTTAGGGAATGGGCGGAGTTGCATCAGGATGAGCTGATAGAAATGTGGGATACCCAGAATTTTCATAGTATTGCGCCGTTGGAGTAA
- a CDS encoding AbrB/MazE/SpoVT family DNA-binding domain-containing protein, with translation MLEVTLSERHQVEIPEEILESLNFKAGQKFDLVVKGNLISLVPKQSIASFRGILKGANTEDIRDRNDRV, from the coding sequence ATGTTGGAAGTTACTTTGTCGGAGCGACATCAAGTCGAAATACCTGAAGAAATATTGGAGTCCTTGAATTTTAAGGCTGGGCAAAAATTTGATTTAGTGGTGAAAGGCAATTTGATCTCTTTGGTACCTAAGCAATCGATAGCGTCATTTCGTGGCATCTTGAAAGGCGCTAATACCGAAGATATTCGAGATCGTAACGATAGAGTATGA
- a CDS encoding diguanylate cyclase, producing the protein MKGHVVHSLKTRLSIRVFLGMLVLSAAIVLGAYILTFEGAEQDARQQTGELLDAMEYSAAIALYASDARIADDVVRGVLRGSFVASVRLANDTGLDVKLAKAPDAPNQPIIARALKSPFDNNETLGQLQVALHPPAIHQRAAASARNMALALGGIVFFPTLLFWVAISRLVTTPLLKLSAQLAAIKPGDQQCLSLSGDRQDELAGLTQDINALLSAVSVSMRKERRLRQHVEALEKQYEAIFTQASTGILLLNPDGQCLIANPAVSLLFEDWRHAVDSVFSLLPNWEVQLFSEPDEFRALLVQAALTQIPQAMDLRLQRQNDEVREWMHLLVSCYPHPEHKLVAECLFIDISQRKQQEDEAVFQSHHDILTQLLNRRGLEARLNLNYAARENDTLSLLLLDLDRFKQINDRWGHLAGDRVLIEVAKRMKNLVRGADLLTRLGGDEFLICLRRSRSEPALHQFLLRLIESISADIEIEATTRDYVGASIGVVEYPRDGTDLVSLLHKADIALYEVKRLGRNGYCLYGDCGLSPVIIAREDTAE; encoded by the coding sequence ATGAAAGGTCACGTCGTCCACAGCCTGAAAACCCGTCTGTCGATTCGGGTATTCCTTGGCATGTTGGTTCTCAGCGCCGCGATTGTGTTGGGGGCTTATATCCTGACTTTTGAAGGCGCCGAACAGGACGCCAGACAACAAACCGGCGAATTGCTGGACGCCATGGAATATTCGGCCGCGATCGCGTTGTATGCCAGCGATGCGCGCATCGCCGACGACGTGGTGCGCGGCGTTCTGCGCGGCAGCTTCGTGGCCTCGGTGCGCTTAGCCAACGACACTGGTCTGGATGTCAAGCTGGCCAAGGCCCCGGACGCCCCAAACCAACCGATAATCGCACGGGCATTAAAATCGCCGTTCGATAACAACGAAACGCTAGGTCAGTTGCAAGTCGCCCTGCATCCGCCGGCGATTCATCAGCGTGCCGCCGCCAGCGCCAGAAACATGGCACTGGCGCTGGGCGGAATCGTCTTTTTCCCCACGCTGCTGTTTTGGGTGGCAATTAGCCGGCTGGTCACCACGCCTTTACTGAAATTGTCGGCGCAACTGGCCGCCATCAAGCCCGGCGACCAACAATGCTTGAGCCTGAGCGGCGACCGCCAGGACGAGCTCGCCGGGCTAACCCAAGACATCAACGCCTTGTTAAGCGCCGTATCGGTTTCGATGCGGAAAGAACGCCGGCTCCGGCAACACGTCGAAGCCCTGGAAAAGCAGTACGAAGCGATTTTTACCCAAGCCTCCACCGGCATCCTGCTGCTGAACCCGGACGGCCAATGTCTGATCGCCAATCCGGCGGTCAGTCTTCTATTCGAAGATTGGCGGCATGCGGTGGACAGCGTGTTCTCGCTGTTACCCAACTGGGAAGTTCAATTGTTTTCGGAACCCGACGAATTTCGAGCCTTGCTGGTGCAAGCCGCATTGACCCAAATTCCGCAGGCCATGGATTTACGCTTGCAACGCCAGAACGACGAAGTCCGAGAGTGGATGCATTTGCTGGTGTCTTGCTATCCGCATCCGGAACACAAACTGGTCGCCGAATGCCTGTTTATCGACATCAGCCAACGCAAACAGCAGGAAGACGAAGCGGTATTTCAATCGCATCACGACATCTTGACGCAACTGTTGAATCGGCGCGGCCTGGAAGCCCGCCTAAACCTGAATTACGCGGCCAGGGAAAACGACACGCTGTCCTTGCTGTTGCTGGACCTGGACCGCTTCAAGCAAATCAACGACCGCTGGGGACATTTGGCCGGCGACCGGGTGTTGATCGAAGTCGCCAAGCGCATGAAGAATTTGGTGCGCGGCGCGGACCTACTGACCCGTTTGGGCGGCGACGAATTTTTGATTTGCTTGCGCCGGTCGCGCAGCGAACCCGCCTTGCACCAGTTTCTGTTGCGCTTGATCGAAAGCATCAGCGCCGACATCGAAATCGAAGCGACCACTCGAGATTACGTGGGTGCCAGTATCGGCGTCGTCGAATACCCCAGGGACGGCACCGATTTGGTCAGCCTGTTGCACAAAGCCGATATCGCGCTGTACGAAGTCAAACGCCTGGGCCGTAACGGCTACTGCCTGTACGGCGACTGCGGCTTGTCGCCGGTAATCATCGCTCGAGAAGACACTGCCGAATAA
- a CDS encoding addiction module protein — translation MKVTLPLNEMSVAEKIAAMEALWNDLSIQAAEYSSPDWHGEILMERTRLAKAGLVGFTDWDEAKKEIQDRIR, via the coding sequence ATGAAAGTGACGCTACCATTAAATGAAATGTCGGTCGCCGAGAAAATTGCCGCGATGGAAGCTTTATGGAATGACTTATCCATTCAGGCCGCTGAATATTCATCTCCTGATTGGCATGGTGAAATATTGATGGAGAGAACGCGTTTGGCGAAAGCCGGCTTGGTGGGGTTTACCGATTGGGACGAGGCAAAAAAGGAAATTCAAGATAGGATTCGATGA
- the tgt gene encoding tRNA guanosine(34) transglycosylase Tgt — MEFKLKTHDGQARRGQLTFARGVVETPIFMPVGTYGTVKALTPEDLEALGAQIILGNTFHLLLRPGMEVMKAHGDLHDFMRWQKPILTDSGGFQVFSLGALRKISEQGVTFKSPVNGGKIFMGPEESMQVQRDLGSDIVMIFDECTPYPATYQQAADSMRLSLRWAERSKRAHEGNDSALFGIVQGGMFPELRRESINGLTNIGFDGYAIGGLSVGEPKHEMLATLDAIMPNMPQDTPRYLMGVGTPEDLVEAVRRGVDMFDCVMPTRNARNGHLFTRYGVIKIRNQQYQFDTRPLDENCNCYTCRNYSRSYLKHLDKCKEMLGARLNTIHNLHYYLELMQGIRDAIEAGRFDEFVRAFYELRGVTMPH, encoded by the coding sequence ATGGAATTCAAACTCAAAACCCACGACGGCCAAGCCCGCCGCGGCCAATTGACCTTCGCGCGCGGCGTGGTCGAAACGCCGATCTTCATGCCGGTCGGCACCTACGGCACCGTGAAAGCGCTGACCCCCGAGGATTTGGAAGCGCTAGGCGCGCAAATCATCCTCGGCAACACTTTTCACCTGTTACTGAGACCCGGCATGGAGGTGATGAAGGCGCACGGCGATCTGCACGACTTCATGCGCTGGCAAAAGCCGATTCTGACCGATTCCGGCGGTTTTCAGGTGTTCAGCCTGGGCGCGCTACGCAAGATCAGCGAGCAAGGCGTGACGTTTAAATCGCCGGTTAACGGCGGCAAGATTTTCATGGGACCGGAGGAGTCGATGCAGGTGCAACGGGACCTGGGGTCGGACATCGTGATGATTTTCGACGAGTGCACGCCCTACCCGGCCACCTATCAGCAAGCCGCCGATTCGATGCGCTTGTCCCTGCGCTGGGCGGAACGCAGCAAGCGCGCCCACGAAGGCAACGATTCGGCCTTATTCGGCATCGTGCAAGGCGGTATGTTTCCCGAACTGCGCCGCGAATCGATCAACGGGTTGACCAACATCGGCTTCGACGGTTACGCGATCGGCGGCCTATCGGTCGGCGAACCCAAGCACGAAATGCTGGCGACGCTGGACGCGATCATGCCGAATATGCCGCAAGATACGCCGCGCTACTTGATGGGCGTCGGCACGCCGGAAGACTTGGTGGAAGCGGTGCGGCGCGGCGTGGACATGTTCGACTGCGTGATGCCGACCCGCAACGCCCGCAACGGCCATCTGTTTACCCGCTACGGCGTCATTAAAATCCGCAATCAGCAATACCAGTTCGACACCCGGCCGCTGGACGAGAATTGCAACTGCTACACCTGCCGCAATTACTCGCGCTCGTACCTAAAGCATCTGGACAAATGCAAGGAAATGCTCGGCGCGCGCCTGAACACCATCCACAATCTACATTACTACCTGGAATTGATGCAGGGCATCCGTGATGCGATCGAAGCCGGCCGCTTCGACGAATTCGTCAGGGCGTTTTACGAGTTGCGCGGCGTAACCATGCCGCATTGA
- a CDS encoding aspartate kinase — MALYVYKFGGTSVGTVERIKAVAEKVKAAHDKGDQIVVVVSAMSGETNRLVALAKEVQVQPTDRELDVLLSTGEQVTIALLAMALHHVGVEAKSYTGPQVRILTDSAHTKARIREIDEANIRADLDAGRVVVVAGFQGVDEDGNITTLGRGGSDTTGVALAAALKADECHIYTDVDGVYTTDPRVVPKARRLDRITFEEMLEMASLGSKVLQIRSVEFAGKYNVKLRVLSSFMEGNGTLITYEESEMEKALISGIAFNRDEAKLTLTGVPDLPGVASKILGPIAAENIEVDMIVQNISAHGTTDFTFTVNRNDFARAQKVLEGLRVELGGNTAVIGDNTIVKVSIVGVGMRSHAGIASTMFKVLADEGINIQMISTSEIKISVVVDEKYLELAVRALHTAFGLDQE, encoded by the coding sequence ATGGCATTGTACGTCTATAAGTTTGGCGGCACTTCCGTTGGTACGGTGGAACGTATCAAGGCGGTGGCCGAGAAAGTTAAAGCAGCCCACGACAAGGGCGATCAAATCGTCGTTGTGGTGTCGGCGATGAGCGGCGAAACCAACCGTTTGGTCGCGCTCGCCAAGGAAGTGCAGGTGCAACCGACCGACCGCGAGTTGGACGTGTTGCTGTCCACCGGCGAGCAAGTGACGATCGCGTTGTTGGCGATGGCCTTGCACCACGTGGGTGTCGAGGCTAAGTCCTATACCGGTCCGCAGGTGCGGATTCTGACCGACAGCGCTCACACCAAAGCACGGATTCGCGAGATCGACGAAGCCAATATCCGCGCGGATCTGGACGCCGGCCGGGTCGTCGTCGTCGCCGGATTCCAGGGCGTGGACGAGGACGGCAATATCACCACGCTGGGCCGCGGCGGCTCGGATACTACCGGCGTGGCACTAGCGGCGGCATTGAAAGCCGACGAATGCCATATCTATACCGACGTCGACGGCGTCTACACCACCGATCCGCGCGTGGTGCCGAAGGCCCGCCGCCTGGACCGGATCACCTTCGAGGAAATGCTGGAAATGGCCAGCCTGGGTTCGAAAGTCCTGCAAATCCGTTCGGTCGAATTCGCCGGTAAATACAACGTCAAACTGCGTGTGTTGTCTTCGTTTATGGAAGGCAACGGCACGCTTATCACCTACGAGGAATCAGAAATGGAAAAAGCGTTAATCTCAGGTATTGCCTTCAATCGCGACGAGGCGAAACTGACGTTGACCGGCGTACCCGATCTGCCGGGCGTGGCGTCGAAAATCCTGGGACCGATCGCCGCCGAAAACATCGAAGTGGACATGATCGTGCAAAATATTTCCGCGCACGGCACCACCGACTTTACCTTTACCGTCAACCGTAACGATTTTGCCCGCGCTCAAAAAGTCCTGGAGGGCTTACGCGTCGAACTGGGCGGCAATACTGCGGTAATCGGCGATAACACGATTGTTAAAGTGTCCATCGTCGGCGTCGGCATGCGTTCGCACGCCGGCATCGCCAGCACCATGTTCAAGGTACTGGCCGACGAAGGCATCAATATTCAGATGATTTCGACCTCGGAGATCAAGATTTCGGTAGTCGTCGACGAGAAATATCTGGAACTGGCGGTGCGTGCGCTGCACACCGCGTTCGGGCTGGATCAAGAATAA
- a CDS encoding DUF2442 domain-containing protein, whose protein sequence is MKLKQIEQIEGYRFTLTFENGEIIQADLKALIGSSVVEDALHTARIDPDWGCLEFNRGAADIEPKTLYRYAREASHQQQAA, encoded by the coding sequence ATGAAACTAAAGCAGATTGAACAGATTGAAGGCTACCGTTTTACATTGACGTTCGAAAACGGCGAAATCATACAGGCTGATTTGAAAGCGTTGATTGGTTCGTCGGTAGTCGAGGACGCCTTGCATACCGCCCGAATTGATCCGGATTGGGGATGTTTGGAGTTTAATCGAGGTGCTGCTGATATTGAACCAAAAACCTTGTATCGATATGCTCGCGAAGCGAGTCATCAACAACAAGCCGCATAA
- a CDS encoding type II toxin-antitoxin system RelE/ParE family toxin: protein MKIRIFDNAKFDLLDGFEFYERQQKGVGQYFLDSLSADIDSLALYAGVHPKKFGDFYWLLAKRFPYAIYYTFDSEFVSVFAVLDCRRNPTNIQTRLDKERHGRQSQ from the coding sequence ATGAAAATTCGCATCTTTGACAATGCCAAGTTTGATTTGTTGGACGGTTTCGAGTTTTACGAACGACAGCAAAAGGGTGTCGGTCAGTACTTTTTAGACTCGCTGTCTGCTGATATCGACTCTTTGGCGCTATATGCCGGCGTGCATCCCAAAAAGTTTGGCGATTTTTATTGGCTGTTGGCCAAGCGCTTCCCCTATGCAATTTACTATACCTTCGATAGCGAGTTTGTTTCGGTTTTTGCGGTATTGGATTGTCGCCGCAATCCGACCAATATTCAAACCCGATTGGACAAGGAGCGACATGGGCGGCAGAGTCAATGA
- a CDS encoding type II toxin-antitoxin system VapC family toxin: MKFVVDTCGWIEWLTDGILADRFAPYLADNPNLIVPTSIQYELHKWICRERNEVVALQVVELTQQAEVVVLSEPLALLASQVSQQYKLSFADAIIYATAQQQNAELVTADDHFEKLSGVRYFFKK, translated from the coding sequence ATGAAATTTGTCGTCGATACTTGTGGCTGGATAGAGTGGTTAACTGACGGCATATTGGCGGATCGATTTGCACCTTATTTAGCCGATAACCCTAATTTGATCGTGCCAACGTCGATTCAGTATGAATTGCATAAATGGATTTGCCGCGAGAGAAACGAAGTAGTTGCTTTGCAAGTCGTTGAACTCACACAGCAAGCCGAGGTGGTGGTGTTGAGTGAACCATTGGCATTGCTCGCTTCCCAAGTGTCGCAGCAATATAAACTCAGTTTTGCCGATGCGATAATTTATGCGACAGCTCAGCAGCAGAATGCCGAATTGGTAACTGCGGACGATCATTTCGAGAAATTGTCTGGTGTAAGGTATTTTTTTAAAAAGTAA